Within the Flavobacterium sp. CG_23.5 genome, the region TGTATCCACCTGGACGGTCACCTACTTTAGCTGCTACGTCTCTGAACAAGTCAGTTACGGCATATTTGCTACGTAAGTAAGCAAAAACGATACGACGATTGTGAGTCGTATCTTGTTTTGATTTTGTTATTAAAGGCTCAACGAATTGTTTAAGCGCTTTCGCTTTAGCAACTGTAGTGTTAATACGTTTGTGCTCAATAAGAGAACAAGCCATATTAGCCAACATAGATTTTCTATGTGCAGTCTGTCTGCTTAAGTGATTGAATTTTTTTCCGTGTCTCATGACGTGTTTTTTTATACTTTCATCTTGATGCTATCCATTTTGGAGATCAAAATATGAAGTAATTTATTCTTTATCTAGTTTGTATTTTGCTAAATCCATACCGAAGTTTAAATTTTTAACTGCAACAAGTTCATCAAGTTCAGTTAAAGATTTTTTACCAAAATTACGGAATTTCATTAGGTCATTTTTATTGAACGATACTAAATCACCAAGTGTATCAACTTCAGCCGCTTTCAAACAATTTAATGCTCTTACAGAAAGATCCATATCAACAAGCTTAGTTTTAAGCAATTGTCTCATATGTAATGACTCTTCATCATATGATTCTGTTTGTGCAATTTCGTCAGCCTCGAGTGTAATTCTTTCGTCAGAGAACAACATGAAATGGTGAATTAAAACTTTAGCAGCTTCAGTAAGTGCATCTTTTGGATTGATAGAACCATCAGTTTTTATTTCAAAAACTAATTTTTCATAATCTGTTTTTTGCTCTACACGGAAGTTTTCAATTGCGTATTTTACGTTTTTTACCGGAGTAAAAATAGAATCCGTAAAAATAGTACCAATTGCAGCATTCTGTTTTTTGTTCTCCTCAGCAGGAACATATCCTCTACCTTTTTCGATAGTTAAATCGAAATTCAGTTTGATTTTACTATCTAAATTACAGATAACTAGTTCTGGATTCAAAACTTGGAAACCTGAAATGAATTTTTGAAAATCACCAGCTGTTAATTGATCTTTACCAGAAACAGATATAGTAACTGATTCATTATCGACATCTTCAATTTGACGTTTGAAACGCACTTGTTTAAGATTAAGGATAATTTCGGTAACGTCTTCAACAACTCCAGGAATAGTAGAAAATTCATGATCTACACCTTCAATGCGAACAGATGTAATTGCATAACCTTCTAATGCTGAAAGCAAAACTCTTCTAAGTGCATTACCAACAGTCAATCCGTAACCAGGTTCTAAAGGTCTAAACTCAAATTTACCTTCAAAATCGGTTGAATCGATCATGATAACTTTATCGGGCTTCTGAAAATTAAATATTGCCATAAATTTCGACTAAGTCAATTATTATTTGTTGTACAACTCTACGATTAATTGTTCTTTAATGTTTTCTGGGATTTGAAGTCTCGCAGGTACAGAAACGAAAGTACCTTCTTTAACGTCGTTATTCCAAGTAATCCATTCATAAACATGACTTGAATTAGATAAAGAACGTTCGATAGCTTCTAAAGATTTAGATTTTTCACGAACACCAACTTTATCACCAGGTTTAAGGTGGTAAGAAGGAATATTAACAACCTCACCATTTACGGTAACGTGTCTGTGAGAAACGATTTGACGAGCACCTCTTCTAGAAGGAGCAATACCCATTCTAAAAACCACATTGTCTAATCTTGCTTCACACAATTGTAATAAAACTTCACCAGTAACACCTTTAGTAGCTGATGCTTTTTCGAATAAATTTCTGAATTGTTTTTCTAATATTCCATAAGAATATTTAGCTTTTTGCTTTTCCATTAACTGGACAGCATATTCAGATTTTTTTCCTCTTTTTTTTGCCATCCCGTGTTGTCCGGGTGGGTAATTTCTTTTTTCGAAAGCTTTATCGTCTCCGAAAATTGCTTCGCCAAATTTACGAGCGATTCTTGTACTTGGACCAGTATATCTTGCCATTTTAATTTGTTTAAGGTAGAGATTATGAATTCAGGTCTTATCCTTCGATAATCAACGTTCTACCTATGTTATACTATAATTAATTTGAGTATTAAACTCTACGTCTTTTAGGAGGACGACATCCATTATGAGGCATTGGAGTAACATCGATAATCTCTGTAACTTCAATACCACCATTATGCAAAGAACGGATAGCAGACTCACGTCCGTTTCCTGGTCCTTTTACATAAACTTTTACTTTTTTAAGTCCTGCCTCAAGAGCTACTTTACTACAATCTTCTGCTGCCATTTGGGCTGCGTATGGAGTATTCTTTTTAGAACCTCTAAAACCCATTTTACCAGCTGAAGACCAAGAAATAACTTCACCTTTTTTGTTTGTCAAAGAAATGATGATGTTATTGAAGGTAGCAGAAATATGAGCCTCTCCCGTTGATTCAACGATAACTTTACGTTTTTTTGCAGTTGCTTTAGCCATATTACTTATTATTTAGTTGCTTTTTTCTTGTTGGCAACAGTTTTTCTTTTACCTTTTCTTGTTCTAGAGTTGTTTTTAGTTCTTTGTCCTCTTAAAGGAAGACCAGTTCTATGACGGATACCTCTGTAACAACCAATATCCATTAAACGTTTGATGTTTAAAGAAACTTCAGAACGTAATTCTCCTTCAATTTTAAATGCTGATACAGCTTCACGAATTGCTCCGATCTCATCATCATTCCAATCTTGGACTTTTTTATCTTGGCTAACTTGAGCTTTTTCTAAAATCTCAATAGCTCTACTATTTCCTAATCCGAAGATATAGGTAAGTGCTACAACACCTCTCTTATTTTTCGGGATATCTACCCCTGCTATTCTTGCCATAACTATCCTTGTCTTTGTTTAAATCTAGGATTCTTTTTGTTTATAACGTACAATCTCCCTTTTCTACGCACAATTTTGCACTCGGGACTTCTCTTTTTTACTGATGCTCTAACTTTCATTGTGAATATCCTTTAATATCTATAAGTAATTCTTGCTTTTGACAAATCGTAAGGGCTCATTTCTAGTTTCACTTTATCACCAGGTAATAATTTGATGTAATGCATACGCATTTTTCCAGATATATGGGCGATTACAATATGTCCATTTTCTAACTCTACACGGAACATTGCATTTGACAATGCTTCAATGATTGATCCGTCTTGTTCTATTGCTGATTGTTTTGCCATAAGTTAAGCTACTGCCTTTCTATTTTTACCACTTTTCATTAAACCGTCATAATGTTTGTTTAACAAGTATGAATTGATTTGTTGAATTGTATCTATGGCAACACCAACCATAATTATTAATGAAGTACCTCCAAAAAACATTGCCCAAGATTGTTGAACATCCATAAGACTTACAACAATTGCTGGGAACACAGCTATCAAAGCAAGAAATAAAGAACCTGGAAAAGTTATCAAAGACATCACCTTGTCAAGATAATCAGAAGTTTCAACTCCAGGTCTAACCCCAGGAATAAAACCACCACTTCTCTTTAAATCATCAGACATTTTGTTAGTAGGAACTGTAATCGCAGTATAAAAGAAGGTAAATACAACTATTAAAGTTGCAAAAACTACATTATACCATAATCCAAACATATTACTAAAAGCGCCAACAATTGATTGTGATGCATCTGATTTTGATAAACCTGCCACAGCAGCAGGAATAAACATAATTGCCTGAGCAAATATAATAGGCATAACACCAGAAGCGTTAAGCTTCAATGGAATCCATTGTCTATTTCCACCCATTAAATCTTGTTCGTAATCTCCCGATGTTGTACGACGAGCATACTGAACAGGTATTCTTCTAACTGCCATTACTAGTAATACACAAGCAATAATAACTAAAAGCCAAATAATAATTTCAATAACCAATAGCATTGGTCCACCGTTATTATTAGTTACTCTAGTTGTAAATTCTTGCATAAAAGCTTGTGGAAACCTAGCTAGAATACCAACCATAATCAACAATGATATTCCGTTTCCGATACCTTTATCAGTAATTTTTTCTCCCAACCACATGGCAAATATTGTCCCTGTCACTAAGATTACTACTGATGAAAATAAGAATTCAAATGAATTAAATCCTAACAAAAAAGCACTACTAGGTAGGGTTTGGTACAAATTATAAATGTAAGTTGGACCTTGAACTAAAGTAATACCTATCGTTAACCAACGGGTTATTTGATTAATCTTTTTTCTGCCACTTTCTCCATCACTTTGAAGCTTTTGTAAATATGGAATCGCAATTCCCATTAACTGAACAACAATAGACGCAGAAATATATGGCATTATTCCTAAAGCAAAAACTGAAGCTTTAGAAAAAGCACCTCCGGTAAACATATCTAAAATAGATCCGATACCATTTTTGGTTTGACCAGCTAAACTGTTTAATTGAGTTGCATCAATTCCAGGAAGTGTAACGTGTGCTCCAAAACGATAAACTAAAAGAAGTCCTAAGGTGATTAGGATTCTATTTTTTAGCTCCTCGATTTTCCAAACATTACTTATTGATTCTATAATTTTCTTCATATTAATTGAAAAATTACATCGTTACAGCTTCTCCACCAGCAGCTTCAATAGCAGCTTTTGCAGTAGCAGTAAATTTGTGAGCGGTTACTTTTAATTTTGCAGTCAATTCACCTCTACCTAAAATCTTAACGATTTCATTTTTGGTAGCCAAACGATTAGCAACATATACTGTCATATCAACAGTATCTTTAATAACACCATTGTCAACTAAAAGTTGCAGTGTATCAAGATTAACACCTTCGTAATCTTTACGATTGATGTTTGTAAAACCAAACTTAGGTACACGTCTTTGAAGTGGCATTTGACCACCTTCAAAACCAATCTTTTTAGAATAACCAGAACGAGATTTAGCTCCTTTGTGACCTCTTGCAGAGGTACCACCTTTTCCAGAACCTTCACCTCTACCTAATCTTTTATTTTGATTGTGAGTAGAACCTTCAGCAGGTTGTAAATTACTTAAATTCATAACAGTATTTGTTATTTAGCTTCTTCAACAGAAACTAAGTGTTTAACTTTATTTATCATCCCAAGGATTGTAGGATTTGAATCATGCTCTACAACTTGTCCCATTTTACGTAGACCTAAAGCTTCCAAACCTCTTTTTTGAGTAAGAGGACAATTGATTTTGCTTCTTACTTGTTTTACTAATAATTTAGCCATAATTTCCTTGAATTAACCTTTAAAAACTTTTTCTAAAGAAACACCTCTTTGTTTTGCAACAGTATAAGCACTTCTCATTTGTAATAAAGCATCAAAAGTTGCTTTCACTACGTTGTGAGGATTTGAAGATCCTTGAGATTTAGATAATACATCATGAATACCTACTGATTCAAGAACTGAACGAACAGCTCCACCAGCAATAACTCCTGTACCATGAGAGGCAGGAATTAAAAATACACGTGCACCACCAAATTTACCTTTTTGTTCGTGAGGAACTGATTTTCCATTCAAAGGAATTTTAACTAAATTTTTCTTAGCATCTTCTACTGCTTTCGCAATTGCTTCAGAAACGTCTTTAGATTTTCCTAATCCATGTCCAACCACTCCATTTTCATCACCTACAACTACAATAGCAGAAAAACCAAAAGCTCTACCACCCTTTGTAACCTTAGTAACACGATTTACACTTACCAAACGATCTTTTAATTCAAGACCACTTGGTTTTACTAACTCTACATTCTTGTATTTACTATTAGACATACTATATTAGAATTTAAGTCCAGCCGCTCTTGCGCCTTCCGCTAATGATTTAATACGACCGTGATATAAATAACCTCCTCTATCGAAAGTTACCACGTCTATCCCAGCTTTCAAAGCTTTTTCAGCAACTAGTTTTCCAACCGCTGTAGCAACTTCAATGTTCGTACCGTTACCTATTTCTTTTTCTCTTGAAGAAGCCGCCAATATAGTAACTCCGTTTACGTCATCAATAAGTTGCGCGTAAATTTCTTTGTTACTTCTAAATACAGAAAGTCTTGGATTAGTAGCAGTACCACTAATTGTTTTTCTAATTCTGAATCTAATTCGTTGTCTTCTTTCAGGTTTTGTTAATGACATAATCTTATTTTTTAAGCTGATTTACCTGCTTTTCTTCTTAATACTTCACCCACAAATTTAACACCTTTTCCTTTGTACGGCTCAGGCTTACGGAAACCTCTGATTTTCGCAGCTACCTGACCTAAAAGTTGTTTGTCAAATGATGTTAATTTAACGATAGGGTTCTTACCTTTTTCAGATATAGTTTCTAAAGTTACTTCTGGAGCAATTTGTAAAACTATATTGTGAGAATAACCAAGCGCTAAATCTAATTTTTGTCCTTGATTCGAAGCTCTATAACCAACTCCTACCAATTCTAATGACTTAGTAAAACCATCCGTCACACCGATAATCATATTATTGATTAAAGATCTGTACAAACCATGTTTTGCTCTTTGGTCTTTGTGATCAGACGATCTGTCTACTTGAACAATACCGTCTTCAACTGTTACAGTTACGTCCGAAAACTCCTGTGTAAGTTGACCATTTTTTCCTTTTACTGTAATAATACCGTCTTTAACTTCTACAGTTACTCCAGCAGGGACTACAATTGGATTTTTACCTATTCTTGACATCTTATAAGTCTTTTAATTAGTATACGTAACAAATTACTTCACCACCTACATTTAATTGCTTAGCTTGTTTTCCTGTCATCAAACCTTTAGATGTAGAAACAATAGCAATCCCTAATCCATTAAGGATTCTTGGAATGGAAGAAGAACCTGAATACTTACGTAAACCTGGTTTACTAATTCTTTGGATATCTTTAATTACTGACTCTTTAGTATCTTTATCATACTTCAAAGCAATTTTGATTGAACCCTGAACAGCGTTGTCTTCAAATTTGTAACTTAAGATATAACCTTGATCAAATAAGATCTTTGTTATTTCTTTTTTTAGATTAGATGCAGGAATTTCAACAACTTTATGGTTTGCAGCCACAGCGTTACGAACTCTTGTCAAATAATCGGCAATAGGATCTGTATACATTTGTATTAATTTGCGGTTTTGGTTTTCTTTAAGACTATCTTATTGAACCTTAAACCAATTTATAAATATTAATGATACAGACATAACTATGTTAAGTCTGTATCAGTACGTAATAAATTACGTCTTACCAAGATGCTTTTTTAACACCAGGTATCAATCCATTATTTGCCATTTCACGAAATGTAACACGTGAAAGACCGAATTGACGCATATACCCTCTTGGTCTACCTGTTAATTTGCAACGATTGTGCAAACGAACTGGCGAAGCATTTTTTGGTAACTTTTGCAAACCTACGAAATCTCCAGCTTCTAACAAAGCTTTTCTTTTCTCAGCATACTTCGCTACTGTTTTTTCTCTCTTAACCTCGCGGGCTTTCATTGATTCTTTAGCCATGTCTTAATTCTTTTTAAAAGGTAATCCTAATTCTGTCAATAGAGACTTTGCTTCTTTATCTGTTTTCGCAGTAGTTACAAAAGAGATATCCATTCCTGATATTTTGTTTACTTTGTCAATATCAATTTCTGGGAAAATGATTTGCTCCAAAACACCAAGGTTATAATTTCCTCTTCCGTCAAAACCAGTAGCTTTAATACCACTGAAATCTCTTACACGTGGCAAAGCTGAAGTGATAAGTCTATCTAAAAACTCATACATTCTTTCTCCACGTAAAGTAACTTTTGCTCCAATAGGCATCCCTTTTCTCAATTTGAAAGACGCAACGTCTTTCTTTGAAATAGTAGATATTGCTTTCTGTCCAGTGATCTTTGTTAACTCATCAACTGCATAGTCGATTAATTTTTTATCAGATACAGCTGCACCAACTCCTTTACTTAAAACGATTTTGTCCAATTTTGGAACTTGCATTACGTTTACGTATCCGAATTCCTCTTTAAGAGCAGCGATTACTCTGCTCTTATATTCTTCTTTTAGTCTAGGTATATACGCCATTACTATAGTACTTGATTAGATTTTTTTGAAAATCTTACTTTCTTATCTCCTTCTACTCTAATACCAACTCTAGTTGTCTCCTTTGTTTTAGGATCAATTAAAGAGATGTTAGATATTTGTATAGAAGCTTCTTTCTTTACGATACCACCTTGAGGGCTTTTTGCACTAGGTTTCGTATGTTTTGAAACCATGTTTACACCTTCAACAATCGCTTTGTTTTTCTCTTTGTACACACGTAATACTTTACCTTCAGCACCTTTATGGTCTCCAGCAATTACTCTTACGATGTCACCTGATTTTATTTTTAGCTTTATCATCTTAAAACGAATTAAAGCACTTCTGGTGCTAATGATACAATTTTCATGAATTGTTTTTCACGAAGTTCTCTTGCTACTGGACCAAAAACACGAGTTCCTCTCATTTCTCCTGCAGCATTCAAAAGAACACATGCATTGTCATCGAAACGGATATAAGAACCATCGGCTCTTCTCACTTCTTTTTTGGTACGTACAACAACTGCAGTTGAAACAGCTCCTTTTTTAACGCTTCCGTTAGGGGCTGTATCTTTGATAGAAACTACAATCTTGTCACCAACAGAGGCATACCTTCTTTTGGTACCTCCTAAAACACGGATAGTTAAAACTTCTTTAGCTCCTGTGTTATCTGCTACTTTTAGTCTTGATTCTTGTTGTACCATAATTATTTAGCTCTTTCTAAGATTTCAACTAACCTCCAACATTTAGTTTTACTTAAAGGACGCGTTTCGCTAATCCTTACCGTATCTCCAATGTTACAGTCGTTCATTTCGTCGTGTGCGTGATACTTTTTAGTTTTCAACACGAACTTACCGTATAATGGGTGTTTTACTTTACGCACTTCAGCAACAACAATAGATTTATCCATTTTGTCAGAAGTAACAACACCAACTCTTTCTTTTCTTAAATTTCTTTTTTCTTCCATCTTTCAGCAGACTACAGTTATTGTAACTCTCTTTTAGTAAGTTCTGTAGCTAATCTAGCAACCGCTCTTCTCACACTTCTAATTTGAAGTGGGTTTTCAATTGGCGAAATAGCGTGAGCCATTTTTAGATCAGCATATGTTTTCTTAGTCTGGCTAAGCTTTTCTTGCAACTCTGCTGCAGAAAGATCTTTTATTTCTGATTGTTTCATAATATAATATAGATTATGCTTCGAAATCTCTAGCAACAACGAACTTCGTTTTTACTGGAAGCTTTTGAGCTGCAAGACGTAACGCCTCTTTTGCAACTGACAAAGGTACTCCTCCAACTTCAAACATAATTCTTCCGGGTTTAACAACAGCAGCCCAATATTCAACGGCTCCTTTACCTTTACCCATACGTACCTCAAGAGGTTTCTTAGTAATTGGTTTGTCTGGAAATATTTTGATCCATAATTGTCCTTCTCTTTTCATAAAACGAGTTGCAGCAATACGCGCAGCTTCGATTTGACGAGAGGTTAAGAACATTCCATCTTCATGTACAGATTTAATACCAAACATTCCATTAGAAAGTTCATGCCCTCTTTGAGAGTTTCCTTTCATTTTACCTTTTTGTACCTTTCGGTATTTTGTTCTTTTAGGCTGTAACATTTTTCTTTAGTTTAAAAATTTACTTTCTTTTACGAGCGTCTGGTTTTCCACCTTTGTTAAAAGGCTTTCTATCTCCTCTTGGAGAATCGCCACCTTTACCTCCACCAGTACCAGATTGTTTTTTGTCCATTCCAGCAAGCGGAGAAAGATCTCTCTTTCCATAAACTTCACCTTTCATGATCCACACTTTGATACCCATTCTACCATAAGTAGTATGTGCTTCAGCAAGTGCATAATCAATGTCAGCTCTGAAAGTTGATAGAGGAACTCTTCCTTCTTTGAAACCTTCTGAACGAGCCATCTCCGCACCATTCAAACGACCAGAAATCAAAACTTTGATACCTTCTGCGTTCATACGCATAGAGGCAGCAATAGCCATTTTGATTGCACGTCTGTAAGAAATTCTGCTTTCGATTTGACGACAGATGCTTGTAGCAACTAGATACGCGTCAAGTTCAGGTCTTTTGATTTCAAAGATGTTGATTTGAACCTCTTTGTCAGTAATTTTCTTAAGTTCTTCTTTTAACTTGTCTACCTCTTGGCCACCTTTTCCGATAATGATACCAGGTCTAGCAGTAGTGATAGTAACGGTTACAAGTTTCAAAGTTCTCTCGATGATTACTTTTGATACACTAGCTTTTGATAAACGAGCATGGATATACTTTCTGATTTTGTGATCTTCGGCAAGTTTATCACCATAATCATTTCCACCATACCAGTTTGAGTCCCATCCTCTGATGATACCAAGTCTATTTCCAATTGGATTTGTCTTTTGTCCCATCTTGTATTAAATTGCTTGTGTGTTATTAATAGATCCTAACACGATTGTTACGTGATTAGAACGCTTTCTAATTCTGTGTGCACGACCCTGTGGAGCTGGACGAAGTCTTTTCAACATCATTCCACCATCAACCGTAATCGTTTTAACAAATAACCCAGCTTCTTCCATATTAGCGTCAGGGTTTTTTGCTTGCCAGTTGGCAATTACAGATAAAACCAATTTTTCTAATTTTCTTGAAGCCTCTTTAGAACTGAATCTTAAGATGTTAAGTGCTCTCTCTACCTTCTGACCTCTTACCAAGTCCGCTACTAAGCGCATTTTTCTAGGTGAAGTAGGGCAGTTATTCAATTTTGCGAAAGCTATAGACTTATTAGCCTCTTTTCTCGCATCTGCTGTTTCTCTTTTACGAACTCCCATTGCTTCTTATTTTTTACCTTTATTTTTTGCTCCAGCATGACCTCTAAAAGATCTAGTTGGTGAAAATTCTCCTAATTTGTGACCTACCATGTTTTCTGTTACGTAAACTGGTACAAATTGACGACCGTTATGAACTGCGATAGTTTGCCCAACAAAGTCTGGAGTAATCATGGAAGCTCTAGACCATGTCTTGATAACTCCCTTACCACCTTTTTCAATGTTTTCTTGAACTTTCTTGTCTAACTTATAATGAACGAAAGGTCCTTTTTTTAATGAACGTGCCATATCTTATTATTTCTTTCTACGTTCTACGATATACTTGTTACTCGGGTTTTTCTTAGAACGAGTTCTATAACCTTTAGCTGGTATTCCATTTCTTGAACGTGGATGTCCACCAGAAGAACGTCCTTCACCACCACCCATTGGGTGATCGACAGGGTTCATTGCAACAGGTCTTGTTCTAGGTCTTCTTCCTAACCATCTTGTTCTACCTGCTTTACCAGATACAACTAATTGGTGGTCTGAATTAGAAACCGCTCCAATTGTAGCCGAACAAGTCAACAAGATTAATCTTGTTTCCCCAGAAGGCATTTTAATTGTTGCATATTTTCCATCTCTTGCCATCAATTGAGCAAATGTTCCAGCAGAACGAGCGATTACAGCCCCTTGTCCTGGTCTCAATTCGATACAAGAAATTACAGTTCCAAGTGGAACTCTACTTAAAGGTAATGTATTTCCAATTTCAGGTTGAGAATCAGGACCAGAAACTAATTTCTGACCTACTTTCAATCCGTTTTGAGCAATAACATAAGTTTTCTCACCATCAGCATAAGCTAATAAAGCGATAAACGCAGTACGATTTGGATCATATTCGATCGATTTCACTGTAGCTGGAATTCCTTCTTTTGTACGTTTGAAATCAATAATACGATATCTCTGCTTGTGACCACCACCCGTATAACGCATGGTCATCTTTCCTTGACTATTTCTACCACCAGAGTTTTTTATCGGCGCTATCAAAGAGCGTTCCGGCTTATCAGTTGTAATGGCGTCATAACCATTCACAACTCTAAATCGCTGACCTGGGGTAATAGGTTTTAATTTTCTTACTGACATTTTATCTTAGATATTGTTGTAAAAATCAATTGTTTCTCCTTCTTGTACTTGAACAATTGCTTTCTTAATTGCATTCGTCTTTCCACTGATTAAACCACTTTTAGTGTATTTTGTAGTTCTATCCGGTCTTACGTTCATCGTGTTAACACTCAAAATCGTTACTCCATAAGCAGCTTCAACAGCTTTCTTAATTTGTACTTTATTTGCTTTTTTGTCAACAACGAATCCGAAGCGGTTTAAAACTTCACTTTCTTTGGTTACTTTTTCCGTTACTATAGGCTTAATTATGATGCTCATATCCTATTATTTACTTAAATTTTCTTCAATTATCTCTAAAGAACTCTCTAAAAGCACTAAATTATTAGCGTTTAAGATAGCGTAAGTGCTTAATTCTAAGCTACTTACCACACTAGAACCCTTTAAATTGCGTGAGGACAAATATACATTTTTATTGGTATCACCCAACACAAATAGAGATTTTTTATTTTCTAACTCTAAAGCTTTCAAAACATTAATGAAATTTTTAGTGTTTGGCGTTTCAAAATTAAAGTCTTCAAGTACAATTATGTTTGATTCTTTTGCTTTAATTGAGAAAGCAGATTTTCTAGCCAAACGTTTCAAGCTTTTATTCAATTTGAATGAATAACTTCTTGGTCTTGGTCCGAAAACTGTTCCACCACCTTTAAACAATGGATTCTTTGCACTACCCGCACGAGCAGTACCAGTTCCTTTTTGTTTTTTAATCTTACGCGTACTTCCCGCAACTTCAGCTCTTTCTTTTGCTTTGTGCGTTCCTTGTCTTTGATTAGCAAGATATTGCTTAACATCAAGGTATACTGCGTGATTGTTTGGTTCTATACCGAATACTGAATCAGAAAGTTGAACTTTTCTTCCAGTATCTTTTCCGTTGAAATCTAATACTTTTGCTTCCATTACTTCTGAATGATTACATAAGAGTTGTTACATCCAGGAACACATCCTTTAATAACAAGTAGGTTCTTTTCAGCCACTACTTTTAAAACTCTAAGGTTTTGAACTTTTACATTGTCTCCTCCCATTCTTCCAGCCATACGCATTCCTTTGAATACTCTAGATGGATAAGAAGAAGCTCCTACAGAACCTGGCGCTCTTAAACGGTTGTGTTGACCGTGAGTTGCTTGACCAACACC harbors:
- the rpmC gene encoding 50S ribosomal protein L29, encoding MKQSEIKDLSAAELQEKLSQTKKTYADLKMAHAISPIENPLQIRSVRRAVARLATELTKRELQ
- the rplW gene encoding 50S ribosomal protein L23 codes for the protein MSIIIKPIVTEKVTKESEVLNRFGFVVDKKANKVQIKKAVEAAYGVTILSVNTMNVRPDRTTKYTKSGLISGKTNAIKKAIVQVQEGETIDFYNNI
- the rpsC gene encoding 30S ribosomal protein S3, encoding MGQKTNPIGNRLGIIRGWDSNWYGGNDYGDKLAEDHKIRKYIHARLSKASVSKVIIERTLKLVTVTITTARPGIIIGKGGQEVDKLKEELKKITDKEVQINIFEIKRPELDAYLVATSICRQIESRISYRRAIKMAIAASMRMNAEGIKVLISGRLNGAEMARSEGFKEGRVPLSTFRADIDYALAEAHTTYGRMGIKVWIMKGEVYGKRDLSPLAGMDKKQSGTGGGKGGDSPRGDRKPFNKGGKPDARKRK
- the rplP gene encoding 50S ribosomal protein L16, yielding MLQPKRTKYRKVQKGKMKGNSQRGHELSNGMFGIKSVHEDGMFLTSRQIEAARIAATRFMKREGQLWIKIFPDKPITKKPLEVRMGKGKGAVEYWAAVVKPGRIMFEVGGVPLSVAKEALRLAAQKLPVKTKFVVARDFEA
- the rplN gene encoding 50S ribosomal protein L14 yields the protein MVQQESRLKVADNTGAKEVLTIRVLGGTKRRYASVGDKIVVSIKDTAPNGSVKKGAVSTAVVVRTKKEVRRADGSYIRFDDNACVLLNAAGEMRGTRVFGPVARELREKQFMKIVSLAPEVL
- the rpsH gene encoding 30S ribosomal protein S8, encoding MYTDPIADYLTRVRNAVAANHKVVEIPASNLKKEITKILFDQGYILSYKFEDNAVQGSIKIALKYDKDTKESVIKDIQRISKPGLRKYSGSSSIPRILNGLGIAIVSTSKGLMTGKQAKQLNVGGEVICYVY
- the rplE gene encoding 50S ribosomal protein L5 codes for the protein MAYIPRLKEEYKSRVIAALKEEFGYVNVMQVPKLDKIVLSKGVGAAVSDKKLIDYAVDELTKITGQKAISTISKKDVASFKLRKGMPIGAKVTLRGERMYEFLDRLITSALPRVRDFSGIKATGFDGRGNYNLGVLEQIIFPEIDIDKVNKISGMDISFVTTAKTDKEAKSLLTELGLPFKKN
- the rplV gene encoding 50S ribosomal protein L22 — encoded protein: MGVRKRETADARKEANKSIAFAKLNNCPTSPRKMRLVADLVRGQKVERALNILRFSSKEASRKLEKLVLSVIANWQAKNPDANMEEAGLFVKTITVDGGMMLKRLRPAPQGRAHRIRKRSNHVTIVLGSINNTQAI
- the rplB gene encoding 50S ribosomal protein L2, with protein sequence MSVRKLKPITPGQRFRVVNGYDAITTDKPERSLIAPIKNSGGRNSQGKMTMRYTGGGHKQRYRIIDFKRTKEGIPATVKSIEYDPNRTAFIALLAYADGEKTYVIAQNGLKVGQKLVSGPDSQPEIGNTLPLSRVPLGTVISCIELRPGQGAVIARSAGTFAQLMARDGKYATIKMPSGETRLILLTCSATIGAVSNSDHQLVVSGKAGRTRWLGRRPRTRPVAMNPVDHPMGGGEGRSSGGHPRSRNGIPAKGYRTRSKKNPSNKYIVERRKK
- the rplD gene encoding 50S ribosomal protein L4, producing MEAKVLDFNGKDTGRKVQLSDSVFGIEPNNHAVYLDVKQYLANQRQGTHKAKERAEVAGSTRKIKKQKGTGTARAGSAKNPLFKGGGTVFGPRPRSYSFKLNKSLKRLARKSAFSIKAKESNIIVLEDFNFETPNTKNFINVLKALELENKKSLFVLGDTNKNVYLSSRNLKGSSVVSSLELSTYAILNANNLVLLESSLEIIEENLSK
- the rpsS gene encoding 30S ribosomal protein S19; translated protein: MARSLKKGPFVHYKLDKKVQENIEKGGKGVIKTWSRASMITPDFVGQTIAVHNGRQFVPVYVTENMVGHKLGEFSPTRSFRGHAGAKNKGKK
- the rplX gene encoding 50S ribosomal protein L24; protein product: MIKLKIKSGDIVRVIAGDHKGAEGKVLRVYKEKNKAIVEGVNMVSKHTKPSAKSPQGGIVKKEASIQISNISLIDPKTKETTRVGIRVEGDKKVRFSKKSNQVL
- the rpsQ gene encoding 30S ribosomal protein S17; amino-acid sequence: MEEKRNLRKERVGVVTSDKMDKSIVVAEVRKVKHPLYGKFVLKTKKYHAHDEMNDCNIGDTVRISETRPLSKTKCWRLVEILERAK
- the rpsN gene encoding 30S ribosomal protein S14; this encodes MAKESMKAREVKREKTVAKYAEKRKALLEAGDFVGLQKLPKNASPVRLHNRCKLTGRPRGYMRQFGLSRVTFREMANNGLIPGVKKASW